Proteins encoded by one window of Rouxiella chamberiensis:
- a CDS encoding amino acid ABC transporter permease: MTFTDWDILRNLLLAARWTILLSLVAFIGGTLITLPLMLMRLTRRRWLVNIVRVYVEIFQGTPLLMQLFLAFFGLGLFGINVSPWTAAAFALTFYSSAYLVDIWSGSIDALPKGQWEACRCLGLSFGQTLWRVIAPQALRIAIAPTVGFLVQVIKGTALASIIGFVELTKAGTMLNNVTYEPFKVFGLVACGYFLMCYPLSLYSHYLERTLLGDKK, translated from the coding sequence ATGACCTTCACCGACTGGGACATCCTGCGCAACCTGTTGCTGGCCGCCCGCTGGACAATTTTACTGTCGCTGGTGGCCTTTATCGGCGGAACGCTGATTACGCTGCCGCTGATGTTGATGCGCCTGACCCGCCGCCGCTGGCTGGTCAATATCGTGCGCGTCTATGTTGAAATCTTTCAGGGCACGCCGCTGCTGATGCAGCTGTTTCTGGCCTTTTTCGGCCTCGGCCTGTTCGGCATCAACGTAAGCCCGTGGACCGCCGCCGCCTTTGCGCTAACGTTTTATTCCAGCGCCTATCTGGTCGATATCTGGTCCGGCAGCATCGATGCCCTGCCTAAAGGGCAGTGGGAGGCCTGCCGCTGTCTCGGACTCAGTTTCGGCCAGACGCTGTGGCGCGTGATTGCTCCGCAGGCGCTGCGCATCGCCATCGCGCCGACGGTAGGTTTTCTGGTTCAGGTTATCAAGGGCACCGCGCTGGCCTCGATTATCGGCTTCGTCGAGCTGACCAAGGCGGGCACCATGCTCAACAACGTCACCTACGAACCGTTTAAAGTCTTTGGATTAGTCGCCTGCGGCTACTTCCTGATGTGTTATCCACTCTCCCTTTACAGCCATTATCTAGAAAGAACGTTGCTTGGAGATAAAAAGTAA
- a CDS encoding pyridoxal-phosphate-dependent aminotransferase family protein, with protein sequence MDISKLGQINPPNRLLMGPGPINADPRVLRAMSSQLLGQYDPAMTHYMNEVMALYRGIYKTDNTWTFLVDGTSRAGIEAVLLSGIRPGDKVLVPVFGRFGHLLCEIARRCRAEVHTIEVPWGEVFDPQQIEDAIKSVKPRWLLTVQGDTSTTMLQPLDKLGEICRRYGVLFYSDATASIAGNALETDAWGLDAVSAGLQKCLGGPSGSSPVTISPKFEEQIRRRKCVEEGIRTEAHADGDEEMIYSNYFDLGMIMDYWGPERLNHHTEATSMLFGARECARVILEEGLDNTIARHKLHGGALLAGIQGMGLEVFGDLNHRMNNVLGVVIPQGVHGEQVRSTMLNDFGIEIGTSFGPLSGKIWRIGTMGYNARKDCVMQTLVALEAVLNRLGFASKYGAGSQAAWDHYAAVNPVAGGQ encoded by the coding sequence ATGGACATCTCGAAATTGGGTCAAATCAATCCGCCTAACCGTCTGCTGATGGGGCCGGGGCCTATCAATGCCGATCCTCGCGTGCTGCGGGCGATGTCGAGCCAGTTGCTGGGTCAGTATGATCCGGCGATGACCCACTACATGAATGAAGTGATGGCGCTGTATCGCGGCATCTACAAGACTGACAACACGTGGACGTTTCTGGTCGACGGCACCTCGCGCGCCGGTATCGAAGCCGTGCTGCTGTCCGGGATCCGTCCGGGCGACAAAGTGCTGGTGCCGGTATTTGGCCGCTTCGGTCACCTTTTGTGCGAGATTGCCCGCCGCTGTCGCGCCGAAGTCCACACCATCGAAGTGCCGTGGGGCGAAGTGTTTGATCCACAGCAAATCGAAGACGCCATCAAGTCGGTGAAACCGCGCTGGCTGCTGACCGTACAGGGCGACACCTCGACGACCATGCTGCAACCCCTCGATAAACTGGGCGAGATCTGTCGTCGATATGGCGTGCTGTTTTACAGCGATGCCACTGCGTCTATCGCCGGTAATGCGCTGGAAACCGATGCGTGGGGGCTGGATGCCGTCTCCGCCGGACTGCAAAAATGTCTCGGCGGCCCGTCAGGCAGTTCGCCGGTGACCATCAGCCCGAAATTCGAAGAGCAGATCCGCCGCCGCAAGTGTGTCGAAGAGGGGATCCGCACCGAGGCGCACGCCGACGGCGACGAAGAGATGATCTACTCCAACTATTTCGATCTCGGCATGATCATGGATTATTGGGGGCCGGAGCGTCTGAACCACCATACCGAGGCCACCAGCATGCTGTTCGGCGCACGGGAATGCGCACGCGTAATCCTCGAAGAAGGGCTGGATAACACCATCGCCCGCCACAAGCTGCACGGCGGCGCGTTGCTGGCCGGTATTCAGGGCATGGGGCTTGAAGTCTTTGGTGACCTGAACCACCGCATGAATAACGTGCTGGGCGTAGTGATTCCGCAGGGCGTGCACGGCGAGCAGGTTCGCTCCACAATGCTCAACGATTTCGGCATCGAAATCGGCACCTCTTTCGGCCCGCTGAGCGGCAAAATCTGGCGTATCGGCACCATGGGTTACAACGCGCGTAAAGACTGCGTGATGCAAACGCTGGTGGCGCTGGAAGCCGTGCTCAACCGTCTGGGCTTTGCCTCGAAATACGGCGCAGGCTCGCAGGCGGCGTGGGACCACTATGCCGCCGTCAATCCTGTGGCAGGAGGTCAGTAA
- the hpxK gene encoding allantoate amidohydrolase translates to MAALPLSTEAEQAALRVMARCDTLAELSETPGQLTRVYLSAQHIQANRVVGEWMAAAGMTTWQDSVGNICGRYEGLDPQAPALLLGSHLDSVRNAGRYDGPLGVLTAIEVVTHLHEHGIRLPMAVEIVGFADEEGTRFGITLLGSRGLTGTWPQDWLQRTDAQGISVAEAMLSLGLNPVDIINAQREITDFCAYLELHIEQGPCLQAADLPLGVVTAINGARRLNCGFIGHAGHAGTVPMGHRQDALAAAAEWMVAIETLTTSRANNLVATVGHLDTLPGAVNVIPGEVKLTLDVRGPEDGALAELLTSLLDTAQQIAARRGLTFSAEQFYGISATACDSQLQQRLAQSVEGLQGEAMLLPSGAGHDAIAIAERWPVGMLFVRCKDGISHHPDESVTVDDVAYATQAYLDTVLSFRHAV, encoded by the coding sequence ATGGCCGCCCTCCCGTTGAGTACCGAGGCAGAGCAGGCCGCGCTCAGAGTGATGGCGCGCTGCGATACGCTGGCCGAACTGAGTGAAACGCCGGGTCAGCTGACGCGGGTGTATCTCTCCGCGCAGCACATTCAGGCCAACCGCGTGGTGGGCGAATGGATGGCGGCCGCAGGTATGACGACCTGGCAAGACAGCGTCGGCAATATCTGTGGACGCTATGAAGGACTGGATCCGCAGGCGCCCGCGCTGCTGCTCGGCTCGCATCTCGACAGCGTGCGCAACGCCGGGCGCTATGACGGCCCGTTGGGGGTGCTGACGGCTATCGAAGTGGTCACCCATCTGCACGAGCACGGCATTCGTCTGCCGATGGCGGTGGAAATTGTCGGTTTCGCCGACGAAGAGGGCACCCGTTTTGGCATCACGCTGCTCGGCAGCCGTGGACTGACCGGCACCTGGCCGCAGGACTGGCTCCAGCGCACCGATGCACAGGGCATCAGCGTTGCCGAAGCGATGCTGAGTCTCGGACTCAATCCGGTCGACATCATCAACGCGCAGCGCGAAATCACGGATTTCTGTGCTTATCTCGAGCTGCATATCGAGCAGGGGCCTTGCCTGCAGGCCGCGGATCTTCCGCTTGGCGTCGTTACCGCCATCAACGGCGCGCGCCGCCTCAACTGTGGTTTTATCGGCCATGCGGGTCATGCCGGTACGGTGCCGATGGGGCATCGTCAGGACGCGCTGGCCGCTGCCGCAGAATGGATGGTCGCGATTGAAACCCTCACCACCTCGCGCGCAAACAATCTGGTGGCGACGGTAGGACATCTCGACACTCTGCCCGGCGCAGTCAACGTCATTCCGGGTGAAGTGAAATTAACGCTCGATGTTCGCGGTCCTGAAGATGGCGCGCTCGCCGAGTTGCTGACAAGCCTGCTGGACACGGCGCAGCAGATAGCGGCCCGTCGTGGATTAACCTTCTCGGCCGAACAGTTCTACGGCATTTCGGCCACCGCCTGCGACTCGCAGTTGCAGCAAAGACTGGCGCAGAGTGTGGAAGGCTTGCAGGGCGAGGCAATGCTGCTGCCGAGCGGTGCAGGACATGACGCCATCGCGATTGCCGAGCGCTGGCCGGTCGGCATGCTGTTTGTTCGCTGCAAGGACGGCATCAGCCATCATCCCGACGAATCCGTGACTGTCGACGATGTCGCTTACGCAACGCAGGCTTATCTCGATACGGTGCTGAGCTTTCGCCACGCCGTATGA
- the uraD gene encoding 2-oxo-4-hydroxy-4-carboxy-5-ureidoimidazoline decarboxylase codes for MTLEEFNALSEREAREVLTPCVNIAEWVEALIHARPFASTEAAVAVATQASENWQPEAVSRALAQHPRIGERVQGDSREAALSRAEQATLGLGAQQTADALLQGNQQYEQRFGRVFLIRAKGRTPDEILMHLHRRLQNSDAQEWRETAEQLQQITLLRFRELLR; via the coding sequence ATGACACTCGAAGAGTTCAATGCGCTGTCCGAGCGCGAGGCGCGCGAAGTATTGACGCCGTGCGTCAATATCGCCGAATGGGTCGAGGCGTTAATTCATGCGCGGCCCTTTGCCTCGACCGAGGCCGCAGTCGCCGTGGCCACGCAGGCCAGCGAAAACTGGCAGCCCGAGGCCGTAAGCCGTGCCCTGGCGCAGCACCCGCGTATTGGTGAACGCGTGCAGGGCGATAGCAGGGAGGCGGCACTTTCCCGCGCCGAGCAGGCGACGCTCGGGCTGGGCGCACAGCAAACCGCCGACGCACTGCTGCAAGGCAATCAGCAGTATGAACAGCGTTTCGGCCGCGTCTTTCTGATCCGCGCCAAGGGCCGCACGCCCGACGAGATCCTGATGCATCTGCATCGTCGTCTGCAAAACAGCGACGCGCAGGAGTGGCGCGAAACCGCCGAACAACTTCAGCAGATTACGCTGCTGCGCTTTAGGGAGTTATTACGCTGA
- the uraH gene encoding hydroxyisourate hydrolase, which yields MTKITTHILDTSLGKPAAQVRVWLEKIEDGRATKIGESATDEDGRATSLTPDGVSAGNYRLYADVGNYFATTARETLYNLAIVDVNIAADQPHYHLPILLGPYSYSTYRGS from the coding sequence ATGACCAAAATCACTACCCACATTCTGGATACCTCACTCGGTAAACCTGCTGCACAGGTGCGTGTCTGGCTGGAAAAAATCGAGGACGGCCGGGCAACGAAAATCGGTGAATCCGCAACCGACGAAGATGGTCGCGCGACCTCGCTGACGCCAGACGGCGTGTCGGCCGGCAACTACCGGCTGTATGCCGATGTCGGCAACTACTTCGCCACCACGGCGCGGGAAACGCTCTATAACCTCGCGATCGTCGACGTCAATATTGCGGCCGATCAACCGCATTACCACTTGCCGATACTGCTTGGCCCTTATTCCTACTCAACCTATCGCGGTAGCTGA
- a CDS encoding nucleobase:cation symporter-2 family protein: MNDVTTPTAASPAPEDSRLPLGKTFAYGLQHILTMYGGIIAPPLIIGSAAGLGAAQIGMLITAALFVSGLATLLQTLGVPGFGARLPLVQGVSFAGVATMVTLVTGGGGLPEVFGAVMVSSLIGLLIAPYFAQIIRFFPPVVTGTVVTVIGLSLMPVAVRWAMGGNAHAQDWGSTGNIGLAAFTLAIILLLNRFGNKAIGRISVLLAMVLATVAAIFLGKTHFSTLGHGPMLAIPSPFAFGLPTFNLAAILSMLLIVLVLLTETTAGLMAIGEIVGSPVDSKRIAKGLRADMLSSALSPVFNSFPQSSFAQNIGLVALTGVKSRFVVAAGGVILVALGLLPGLGTIVASIPAPVLGGAGVVLFGSVAASGIRTLSKVDYKDNMNLVVVATSIAFGMIPIVMPSFYDQFPGWVQTLLHSGISAACLAALTLNALFNPLRNADALTAHS; the protein is encoded by the coding sequence ATGAATGACGTCACCACACCGACGGCCGCTTCGCCAGCCCCTGAAGACAGTCGTTTGCCGCTGGGAAAAACTTTTGCCTACGGCTTGCAGCATATTCTGACCATGTACGGCGGGATTATCGCGCCGCCGCTGATTATCGGCAGTGCTGCCGGGTTGGGCGCGGCACAGATTGGTATGCTCATCACCGCCGCGCTGTTTGTCAGCGGATTGGCAACGCTGCTGCAAACGCTGGGTGTACCGGGCTTTGGCGCACGCCTGCCGCTGGTGCAGGGCGTCTCATTCGCCGGTGTTGCCACGATGGTGACCCTGGTGACCGGCGGTGGCGGTCTGCCGGAAGTGTTTGGTGCCGTCATGGTCTCTTCATTGATTGGGTTGCTGATTGCGCCTTATTTTGCGCAGATTATTCGCTTCTTTCCGCCGGTTGTAACGGGCACGGTGGTGACAGTCATCGGCCTGTCGCTGATGCCGGTCGCGGTGCGCTGGGCGATGGGCGGCAATGCCCACGCGCAAGACTGGGGCTCGACGGGCAATATCGGTCTGGCGGCGTTTACGCTTGCGATTATTCTGTTGCTCAACCGGTTTGGCAACAAGGCCATCGGTCGAATCTCCGTGCTGCTGGCGATGGTGCTTGCGACCGTGGCGGCCATCTTTCTCGGCAAAACACACTTTTCAACGCTGGGTCATGGCCCGATGCTGGCTATTCCGTCGCCGTTTGCCTTTGGATTGCCGACCTTCAATCTGGCTGCGATTCTGTCGATGCTGTTGATTGTGCTGGTTTTACTCACCGAAACCACAGCCGGATTGATGGCGATTGGGGAAATCGTCGGCTCGCCGGTAGATTCAAAACGCATCGCCAAAGGTCTGCGCGCCGATATGCTGAGCAGTGCGCTGTCGCCGGTGTTCAACTCCTTCCCGCAGAGTTCGTTTGCGCAGAACATCGGGCTGGTGGCGCTGACCGGCGTGAAAAGCCGTTTTGTGGTGGCGGCGGGAGGAGTGATTCTGGTGGCGCTGGGTCTGCTGCCCGGTCTGGGTACGATTGTCGCCTCTATTCCCGCGCCGGTGCTGGGCGGGGCGGGCGTCGTGCTGTTTGGATCGGTGGCGGCCAGCGGCATTCGCACGCTGTCGAAGGTGGATTACAAAGACAACATGAATCTGGTGGTGGTGGCGACCTCAATCGCCTTCGGGATGATCCCTATCGTGATGCCAAGCTTCTATGATCAATTCCCGGGCTGGGTGCAAACGCTGCTGCATTCAGGC